A window of the Brassica napus cultivar Da-Ae chromosome A2, Da-Ae, whole genome shotgun sequence genome harbors these coding sequences:
- the LOC106362883 gene encoding mitogen-activated protein kinase kinase kinase 20-like, with protein sequence MSRDDREVVDEFSSLEFVSFLGQGGFGSVTLMRDSKSRLHAEKSSPVYYINNLEKEHRIMLRFRNHPRIVQTTSPSLHIDINLQRCCIYMEFASKGTIHNMISSFHGRPMPEVMVGRAALMILQGLEALHSNGYVHCDLKPANVLIFPSKNFGQPWDLKLGDFGLSKEPCSDPRSLSGGTKQYMPPEAVGTNGVVMIGPAVDVWSLGCVVLEMFGGRPQKMGDIYAWRLLKLVSPVASDFLKRCMELHPSLRATTADLLKHPFVAPERVMRSVIPTRPDQMLRYCPPALRCPPPAIRNNVPRMMTMATRPGDLIGC encoded by the coding sequence atgtctaGAGACGACAGAGAAGTTGTAGACGAATTTTCTTCACTGgagtttgtgtcttttctaGGCCAAGGTGGCTTTGGTTCCGTTACCCTCATGAGAGATTCCAAATCAAGATTACATGCAGAGAAGTCATCTCCCGTCTATTACATCAACAATCTCGAGAAAGAGCATAGGATCATGCTTCGTTTTCGTAACCATCCACGCATTGTCCAAACCACAAGCCCTAGCCTTCACATAGACATCAATCTCCAACGTTGTTGCATCTACATGGAGTTTGCCTCCAAAGGTACTATCCACAACATGATCTCCAGCTTCCATGGCCGACCAATGCCTGAGGTTATGGTCGGACGAGCCGCTCTTATGATCTTACAAGGACTCGAAGCTCTTCACTCCAACGGCTACGTTCATTGTGATCTCAAGCCAGCCAACGTTCTCATCTTCCCTTCCAAGAATTTTGGACAGCCGTGGGATCTCAAACTTGGTGATTTCGGTTTATCCAAGGAACCTTGTTCGGACCCTAGGTCCTTGTCTGGTGGTACGAAGCAGTATATGCCTCCTGAAGCTGTTGGAACCAATGGAGTGGTGATGATCGGACCTGCTGTTGATGTGTGGTCTCTAGGATGTGTTGTTCTTGAGATGTTTGGTGGCCGTCCACAGAAGATGGGAGATATTTACGCATGGAGACTTCTCAAACTTGTGTCTCCCGTGGCCAGCGATTTCTTGAAACGGTGCATGGAGTTGCATCCCTCGCTCAGAGCTACTACAGCGGATCTACTGAAACATCCTTTTGTTGCGCCAGAAAGAGTCATGAGGAGTGTCATTCCAACACGCCCAGACCAGATGCTTCGCTACTGTCCTCCTGCCTTAAGGTGTCCTCCACCTGCCATAAGGAACAATGTACCGAGGATGATGACGATGGCTACAAGACCTGGAGATTTGATCGGTTGTTAA
- the LOC125584522 gene encoding zinc finger BED domain-containing protein RICESLEEPER 2-like, with protein MGSRSQSEDQSTFDPNYSPPNTVDFATQEVLAALAAEAEVGDHIASQEAGVTHADGKQKGSRKRLISLVDDTDDSDVEISQPTQKTKPRRQTSFGTATGKPMLQSTIDGGVGSSAQVCSKGKSVPMKSVIRGGRRKSPTKPKKKKVSPTQSQKKKEKVAEDIPELGDELDEEEFDVDEIGEEEREERQKSDVWKDFKVVEKPNGKLKAACNHCKREYAWQSHSHGTSGLRRHRERCKMYPRNRGRQQQLNIEGKVVSRKYDHTVFRQMVAKTIVQHDLPYSYVEYERVRDTWKYLNADVQTICRNTARADVYRLYESERDTLKRELATLPGRVSFTSDLWTSVKREGYMCVTAHYIDRNWKLNSKILTFCALPPPHTGMSIAVQLLTSLKEWGIDKKVFSVTLDNATSNDSIQDIVKSQLNLNDDLLCGGEFFHVRCAAHILNLIVQDGLKVIGDSLQKVRESVKYVLGSESREQLFQKCVDAAGVVESGWLILDVSTRWNSTYYMLERALKYRKAFVKLETFDKKGYKTAPTDEEWTRAANICDFLGPFAVITSLMSGSNYPTANLYFYQVWLIHDWLRRNEESADEIVRYMVRPMKEKFDKYWDEVSGVFAMAAVFDPRFKLSIVECCLGKLDISTRDAKVKNLRDKLSILFETYDKNSKNNSPSTEPRDTVPQKACATGSMGLFGNYNDFFAFRKVSGIVSGKTPLEAYLEEPPLDITNFQSLDILDWWKDNAHRYGDLAAMACDLLSIPITTVASESSFSIGSRVLNKYRSRLLPKNVQALICTRNWIKGYESYAHDEEIDGDGEEEKLPTFESIVDGEDEDE; from the exons ATGGGATCAAGGAGCCAGTCTGAAGATCAGTCGACGTTTGATCCGAATTACTCCCCGCCAAATACAGTGGACTTTGCCACTCAGGAAGTCTTAGCTGCTCTTGCTGCAGAAGCTGAGGTTGGTGATCACATAGCTTCTCAGGAAGCTGGTGTAACTCATGCTGATGGGAAGCAGAAAGGAAGCAGAAAAAGGCTTATCAGTCTTGTCGATGATACTGATGATTCTGATGTTGAAATCAGTCAACCAACCCAAAAAACCAAGCCTCGCAGACAGACCAGTTTCGGAACAGCCACGGGAAAACCCATGTTGCAATCCACTATAGATGGTGGTGTTGGCTCGTCTGCACAGGTGTGTAGTAAGGGGAAGTCTGTTCCTATGAAGTCTGTGATTCGTGGAGGGAGAAGAAAGTCGCCTACGAAGCCCAAAAAGAAGAAGGTTTCGCCTACTCAGTCgcaaaagaagaaggagaaggtcGCAGAGGACATACCCGAGCTTGGTGATGAACTGGATGAAGAAGAGTTTGATGTGGATGAAATCGGTGAAGAGGAACGGGAAGAGAGGCAAAAATCAGATGTCTGGAAAGATTTCAAGGTGGTCGAAAAACCCAATGGAAAGTTGAAAGCTGCATGCAATCATTGCAAACGTGAGTATGCATGGCAATCTCATTCGCATGGAACCAGTGGGTTGAGAAGACATCGGGAGAGATGTAAAATGTATCCAAGGAATCGAGGAAGGCAGCAACAACTCAATATCGAAGGGAAAGTGGTATCTCGCAAGTACGATCATACTGTGTTTAGGCAGATGGTAGCTAAGACGATAGTCCAGCATGATCTACCTTACTCGTACGTGGAGTATGAAAGAGTGAGAGACACCTGGAAGTATTTGAACGCTGATGTCCAAACCATTTGTCGAAACACAGCGAGAGCAGATGTGTATAGACTCTATGAAAGCGAGAGAGACACACTCAAGAGGGAATTAGCGACTCTCCCTGGACGAGTCTCCTTCACGTCTGACTTGTGGACATCCGTGAAACGGGAAGGATACATGTGTGTGACAGCACATTACATTGATCGAAATTGGAAGTTGAACAGCAAGATCCTGACGTTTTGTGCTCTACCACCACCACATACCGGTATGAGTATTGCGGTTCAACTCCTCACGTCACTGAAAGAGTGGGGAATTGATAAGAAGGTGTTCTCAGTCACATTAGATAATGCTACAAGTAATGACTCCATACAGGACATTGTGAAGTCGCAGCTGAATTTGAATGATGATTTGTTGTGTGGAGGAGAGTTTTTTCATGTAAGATGTGCAGCTCACATACTTAATCTCATAGTGCAAGATGGGTTGAAGGTTATTGGAGACTCTTTGCAGAAAGTAAGAGAGAGTGTTAAGTATGTATTAGGATCGGAAAGCCGTGAACAATTGTTCCAAAAATGTGTGGATGCTGCGGGTGTAGTAGAAAGTGGGTGGCTGATACTGGACGTGTCGACGAGATGGAACTCAACTTACTATATGCTTGAAAGAGCCCTCAAGTACCGTAAAGCATTTGTTAAGTTGGAGACATTTGATAAAAAGGGTTATAAAACAGCGCCCACAGATGAGGAATGGACTAGAGCCGCTAATATCTGCGATTTTTTGGGTCCTTTTGCTGTGATCACAAGCTTGATGTCTGGTTCGAATTACCCGACTGCAAACCTGTATTTCTATCAGGTTTGGTTGATCCATGATTGGCTTCGGAGAAATGAGGAAAGCGCAGATGAGATTGTCAGATACATGGTGCGACCGATGAAGGAGAAGTTTGACAAATATTGGGATGAAGTTAGTGGTGTTTTTGCAATGGCAGCAGTCTTTGATCCACGGTTTAAGCTTTCAATTGTTGAATGTTGTTTAGGGAAGCTTGACATAAGTACACGTGATGCAAAGGTGAAGAACTTGCGTGACAAGCTCAGTATTCTGTTTGAGACATACGACAAAAACTCCAAGAATAACTCACCTTCCACTGAGCCACGTGACACTGTTCCGCAAAAAGCTTGTGCGACAGGATCAATGGGACTGTTTGGAAACTACAAT gaTTTCTTTGCATTTCGCAAAGTCAGTGGAATTGTTAGTGGAAAGACACCTCTAGAAGCTTATCTTGAAGAACCACCTTTGGACATTACTAATTTCCAGAGTTTGGACATCCTCGATTGGTGGAAAGATAATGCGCATCGGTATGGTGACTTGGCTGCAATGGCATGTGATCTGCTAAGTATTCCAATCACAACAGTGGCTTCGGAGTCCTCCTTCAGTATTGGATCGCGAGTTCTAAACAAATATAGGAGTCGTCTACTCCCAAAAAATGTGCAAGCTCTGATATGCACTAGGAATTGGATCAAAGGATATGAATCTTACGCACATG ATGAAGAAATCGATggtgatggagaagaagagaaattaCCAACATTTGAATCCATTGTTGAtggggaagatgaagatgagtaG